TTCAGGAAGCTGGACGCCAGCTTCTTGATCTCCGGCGAGAACGTGGCCGAGAACATCAGGTTCTGGCGCTTCTTCGGCAGCAGGTTGATGATGCGCTGCAGGTCCGGCAGGAACCCCATGTCGAGCATGCGGTCGGCCTCGTCCATCACGAGCATCTGGACCTGGGCCAGGCTGATGTTCTTCTGCTCGACGTGGTCGAGCAGGCGGCCCGGCGTGGCGATGACGATCTCGACGCCGCGGCGCAGGATCTCGGTCTGCGGCTTCATGTCCATGCCGCCGAAGACGACGGTGGAGCGCAGCGGCGTGTGCTGGGCGTAGGCCTTGACGTTCTCGGCGACCTGGATCGCCAGTTCGCGCGTCGGCGTCAGCACGAGGGCACGCACGGCATGGCGCGCGGGCGACATGCTCGTGTTGGCGTGCGGGAGCAGCAGCTGGATGATCGGCAGCGAGAAGCTCGCCGTCTTGCCGGTGCCGGTCTGGGCCGCGCCCATGACGTCGCGGCCCTGCAGGACGATGGGAATCGCCTTGGCCTGGATCGGGGTCGGGTGCACATAGCCCTGGTCCGACAGCGCACGCTGGATCTCAGGCGCCAGGCCGAAATCGGCGAAGCGCACGGTCGGTGCGCCGCCAGCTTCAATGGTGGTCGGTGTTTCAGACATGTTTTCTTTCGGGCAATGAATCGTTGCGTTCTACGGCCGGGCTGCTGCCCTGGCAGGGCCAACGCGGGAAAACCGGGGTGACGGGACGCGCCTCGCGCGGCTTGGCCGGGAGCGGCGACTTTGGCTGCCTGGTCAGCGCCACACGGCGCCGCACGGACGTAGAGAGTCTAAATCGCGCTCAAGGTTACCTCAAATCCTACCCCCTGTATATGAAATCCGCGTTTTTGACGGCAAATTACAATGTTTTAATCCCCTGCTCTTTACGTTCCTTTACCCGGCTTTACACCGTCCGGCCTGCTTCCCGGGCCGCCTTCGGCCGATAATGCATGCAGTCAACAATCCCGCTTAGCAAAGGATTCCATCATGGTTGCAAGCATCAGCAGCAATACCGGCAGTCTGTCGAACTGGGCCGATTCCGTGTTTTCCAAGCTCGACACGAAGAACCAGGGGTATATCGAAAAGAGCGATCTGCAGAGCGCGCTGTCGGCGACGGGCGATTCGAGCGCCACGCCGTCGAGCGACATCGACGACGCCTTCGGCGCCCTCGACGGCGACGGCGACGGCAAGGTCACCAAGAGCGAGCTGACGGACGCGATGACGAAGCTGTCCGACCAGCTCAATGCCCAGTTCGATGCGTCGCGCATGAACGGGGGCGGCATGCGGCCGGACGGTCCGCCGCCCGGTCCGCCGCCGGGTGGTGCGGGCGGCCCCGGTGGCGCCGGCTCGACCGCTTCGACCGGCTCGGGCAGCAGCACGAGCGGCACGACCGGGGCGGCCGACACCAACGGCGACGGCACCGTCAGCGCGGCAGAACTGGCCGCTTACGATGCGAAGCAGGCGGATTCGGCCAGCGGGTCCGGCGATTCAGGCAGCGCCGCCAGCGAAGGTTCCGCGAAGGCGCATCGTCGGCACGATCCGATGCGCGAATTCGCGCACGCGCTGAAATTGCTGAAGGCCTATGCCGACAACGGCAGCGACGGCACGTCGTCGTCGACCAGCTCGACGAGCTCGTCGAGCAGCAGCATCAGCGCCGAAGCATAAATCAGGATGTGATGAGCCCGTGCTCATCGAGCACGTCGTGCAGCAGCTCCAGCCGGATCATCGGATTGTCGAGCATGAGCATGCTCTGCTTCTGGTGATTGGGCAGCGGCAGCAGCTCGCACCAGCGGTTGGCCACCCAGCCGCAATCGTCCAGACGGAACGGGGGCTGCACGGGCCAGCGGCTCTGCGGCACGTCGTGCAGCGATGCCAGCACGCGGTCGAGCGCGTCGGCCGCGCCCTTGAGGTCGGACGGAATGCGCACGACGTGGTCGTCTTCCAGCAGTTCGGCCTCGGCCATCCACAGGCCGTTGGTGCGGCGCTCGCTGTCCAGCACGTTGAAGCGCGCACCGCCGCGGCACACCACCTGCAGCAGTCCCGGCGTAGACGCCGTCGTGTCCTGCACGGCGGCCAGCGTGCCCGCGGCCGCGAACTTTTCCTGCCCCTGCGGCGTGCGCACTTCCTGGCCGTGGGTCAGCAGCACGACGCCGAACGGTTCGTCCTCCGTCAGGCAATGGCTGATCATGTCGAGGTAGCGCACCTCGAAGATCTGTAGCGGCAGCACGCCGTCCGGGAACAGGACCGTGCTCAGCGGGAACAGGGGTAACGTGATCGTGGCCATGCGCGCATGATGACAGATTCGCCGCGCGGGACGGAGCACGATTGCACCGTCATTCGTCCCCCGGTCCTTCGATCGGCAACGTGCGTACGGCCTCGGCCAGGACGCGCAGACGCCAGCCCAGGCGCGCCCAGCCGGGGTCCGGATGATTCCCGACGCGCACCGTGACGAAGTGACCCGGCGCCGCGTCGCAGGCATACACATAGTCGCCGGCCTGCTCGAACGGCAGGCGGAACGCGTGGCCCGGCAGCACGAGCGCCTGGCCGAACACGTGCGGCGCGGCGTCGCGGTTGCGCAGCAGCAGGACGTCGCGCACGCCCAGCGTCAGGCGCACCTCGGCCGGCACCGGGCCGGCGCCGTGCGCGAACACGAAGTCGCGCTCGCGCGTGGGATAGCGCAGCGGCGCGAGCGCGGCCCACAGCACGACCGCGACCAGGGCCAGCGCGGCGCCCCAGCGCACGCGGTGCAGCAGGCTCGCGTCGGTGGAAGAATGGGAGTGCATGGGCATGGCATAAAACGCCCATTGTAGCCGCAGCCCTGTTGTGCGCCCGTTCCGTCCAACCATGCGTATCCTTACAGGACGGCGCGCTTGCCTTGCCGGCAACGGATTTTCACCCTCATCGCCTTGTCGAGTACAGCGTACAGCAGTCATGCCGCATTCAGAGCCATTGCCCACATCATCCAGACGCGCCTCGCCGCGCAGCCCAGCCCACCTTCCCCTTCTCCTGGCCGCGCTCGCGTTCCTCGCGGCGCTGATCGTGACCTATATGGTGGCCGGCAACGCGCAGCGGACGGCGGCGGGCGAACTGGCGGGGAATTTCAATTTCCGGGCACGCGAACTCGCCACCAGCATCGACCGGCGCATGGACGTCTACGAGGAAGTGCTGCTGGCCACGAGCGGCTTCCTGCGCGGCTCGGTCGACGTCGGGCGCGCCGAATTCGCCGACTACTACGCCCTGCTGCGCCTGAACGACCACTTCCCCGGCATCGAAGCGATGGGCATCGCCGCGATCATCCCGCCCGGGCGGCTGGACGCCCACGTCGCCGCCATGCGCGCCGAGGGCTTCCGCGACTACGCGATCAAGCCGCCCGGGACGCGGCCCGTGATCACGTCGGTCACCCGCATCGAACCCTTTTCGGGTCGCAATCTGCGCGCCTTCGGCTACGACATGTTCAGCGAACCGGCGCGACGCGACGCGATGGAGGCGGCGCGCGACTCGGGACACGCCACCGCCACCGGCAAGGTCGTGCTGGTGCAGGACGATAAACGCGGCGAACAGTCGGGCTTCCTGATGTACGTGCCGGTCTATCGGGCCGGCCAGGCGCACGACACGATCGCGGCCCGCCGCGCCGCCATCGTCGGCTGGGTGTATGCGCCGTTCCGCATGAACGATTTGATGCGCGGCCTGGGCGGCGAATATCCGGGCGGCCTGCAGGTCGAGATCTACGACGGCATGGCCCCCACCGCCGACGCCCTGCTGTATCGCGCCCCCGGCAACGCGCCCGCCCGCCATCGCCCCCGGCTGAGCTACCAGACGACGGTCGACAGCGCCGGCCGGGCGTGGACCGTCGTCGTGCATTCGACGCCCGGCTTCGAGGCATCGATC
This genomic stretch from Massilia putida harbors:
- a CDS encoding cupredoxin domain-containing protein gives rise to the protein MHSHSSTDASLLHRVRWGAALALVAVVLWAALAPLRYPTRERDFVFAHGAGPVPAEVRLTLGVRDVLLLRNRDAAPHVFGQALVLPGHAFRLPFEQAGDYVYACDAAPGHFVTVRVGNHPDPGWARLGWRLRVLAEAVRTLPIEGPGDE
- a CDS encoding LON peptidase substrate-binding domain-containing protein, coding for MATITLPLFPLSTVLFPDGVLPLQIFEVRYLDMISHCLTEDEPFGVVLLTHGQEVRTPQGQEKFAAAGTLAAVQDTTASTPGLLQVVCRGGARFNVLDSERRTNGLWMAEAELLEDDHVVRIPSDLKGAADALDRVLASLHDVPQSRWPVQPPFRLDDCGWVANRWCELLPLPNHQKQSMLMLDNPMIRLELLHDVLDEHGLITS
- a CDS encoding EF-hand domain-containing protein gives rise to the protein MVASISSNTGSLSNWADSVFSKLDTKNQGYIEKSDLQSALSATGDSSATPSSDIDDAFGALDGDGDGKVTKSELTDAMTKLSDQLNAQFDASRMNGGGMRPDGPPPGPPPGGAGGPGGAGSTASTGSGSSTSGTTGAADTNGDGTVSAAELAAYDAKQADSASGSGDSGSAASEGSAKAHRRHDPMREFAHALKLLKAYADNGSDGTSSSTSSTSSSSSSISAEA